TTGATTTTTATGTCGGGCTTTTTGTTGTTAAGACTTGGTTTTTGGATATCAAGTTTAATTTGATTTAGGAAAAAATTTATGAGAATTGCAATATTGGGAGGCACTTATAATCCAGTTCATATTGGACATATTTTTTTGGCAAAAGAAATAGAGTATTTATTAAATGTTGATAGGGTAATATTTATTCCCACTTGCAATCCTGCTCATAAATTAATTGAAGAGAATGTTAGTATTAATAATAGAATAGATATGCTCAAGCTTGCATTAGAGAATGAAGATAAAATGTTTATAGATGATTGCGATATAATAAATGGTGGCATAACTTATACTGTTGATACTATTTCTTGTGTTAAAAAAAAATATAAAAACGATAAACTTTTCTTAGTTATTGGTGATGATCTTTTTCAAAATTTTGATTCATGGAAAAATCCTCAAAGCATTGTAAGTTCTGTTGATCTTGTTGTTGCTCACAGAGTCTACAAAGAGAAGCTTAAAAGTTCTTTTAAGCATATTTATATAGATAATAAAATAATACCGATTTCTTCATCAGAGATTAGAAATAGAATTGCAAATGGATTTCCTGTTAGCTATTTATTGCCTTTTGGTGTGTTAAAATACATTAAAGATAATAATTTATATGTCAAAAAGGTAAATATTTGAGAAAGGATTTAATTTTTTTATTTTTAATTGTTCTGATAATAGCCAGTGTAGTAGTTTTTTTTATTAGAAGTTCTAAAAAAGAGTTGGTTTACTTCGAGCTTAATACAAAAAGCAATATTAGTTTTTTGTTTTTAATAGAAGATCTTAACAAAAACCTTGTAAGTATGCAAGAAATTTTTATTAACATAAAAACAGGAAATATTGGGTTTTTAGATATTCCAATTCATACTGGATATGAAGATTTAAAAGGGAATATATCTTGGTTTAAAGATCTTTATAAAAAAAATTCTTTTAATAAGTTTTTATCTAAAATTTATACACAATTATCTCATGAATCAGATTATTATATTCGTTTCCAAAAAGAAAATTTTGTTAAACTTATTGATTACTTAGGGGGAGTTAGACTTCTTGTTAAAAACCCAGTAAAAGTTTATAGCTTTGAGGATTCTATTTTAATACCCTCTGGTACTTCCAATTTTGATGGTGACAAGGCATATGATTATTTGAGATATTTTAATGATGTTAATCAGTTTGAAGAGAGAGTTGAATTTTTTAAAGAATTTTTTAAAAAGCTTCTTTTCCAAATTTTAGATTTTGGTATTGAAAATGACAATTTTTTAAAAATATATTCCATGTTAGATACTAATCTTTCAGAGGTTGTTTTTAAGTATATTGTTAAAAATTATAAAATAAATAATGATAAAATTATTTCTATTAATATTAAAGGACAAGAAGAGATTTTTAAGGACAATGATAATAATTTGATAAAGGTGGTTTTTCCTTATTACGGGGGTGCTATTTTAAAAGAATCGGTGGATAAATTGAACAAAGAGCTTGTTAATGAAGGCGCAGAAGAGATAGTAAAGATTGTTGTTTTAAATGGAACAAAAGTTGTTGGGCTTGCAAAAAAAACAGCAAACATTTTTAATTCTTTAAAATTTAAAGTTTTAAAATTTGGTAATGCAGATAAAAATTCTTATAAAAATACCTTGGTTATAAATAATTCAGATAATTTAGAAATGGCTGTTAGAGTTGGAGAGTCAATTAAAACTTCAAATATTAAGCCAATTTCTGAGGTTCAAACTAAAAGATTGTTAGAGCTTGATAATCTTGATATTAATCCTGATGTAATAGTTATTTTAGGAGATGATTTTAATGGAAGATATGTTAAAAGTAAATGATATTAATGATTTATGTAAAATAATAAGTGATTTTAATGGAATTGATGTTATAGGCATTAATGTTAGCAATATTTGCAATTGGACTGATTTTTTTATAATAGCCACTTTTGTATCATTTAAGCAGATGGAAGCTTTGTATATTGATAAGATAATTAAA
Above is a genomic segment from Borreliella mayonii containing:
- a CDS encoding LCP family protein — its product is MRKDLIFLFLIVLIIASVVVFFIRSSKKELVYFELNTKSNISFLFLIEDLNKNLVSMQEIFINIKTGNIGFLDIPIHTGYEDLKGNISWFKDLYKKNSFNKFLSKIYTQLSHESDYYIRFQKENFVKLIDYLGGVRLLVKNPVKVYSFEDSILIPSGTSNFDGDKAYDYLRYFNDVNQFEERVEFFKEFFKKLLFQILDFGIENDNFLKIYSMLDTNLSEVVFKYIVKNYKINNDKIISINIKGQEEIFKDNDNNLIKVVFPYYGGAILKESVDKLNKELVNEGAEEIVKIVVLNGTKVVGLAKKTANIFNSLKFKVLKFGNADKNSYKNTLVINNSDNLEMAVRVGESIKTSNIKPISEVQTKRLLELDNLDINPDVIVILGDDFNGRYVKSK
- the rsfS gene encoding ribosome silencing factor; this translates as MEDMLKVNDINDLCKIISDFNGIDVIGINVSNICNWTDFFIIATFVSFKQMEALYIDKIIKFFKEKKINLNVQGKGLVYDWTVVSGSNLVIHLMSEKSRKYYELEKIWSKGIIIYS
- the nadD gene encoding nicotinate (nicotinamide) nucleotide adenylyltransferase; translated protein: MRIAILGGTYNPVHIGHIFLAKEIEYLLNVDRVIFIPTCNPAHKLIEENVSINNRIDMLKLALENEDKMFIDDCDIINGGITYTVDTISCVKKKYKNDKLFLVIGDDLFQNFDSWKNPQSIVSSVDLVVAHRVYKEKLKSSFKHIYIDNKIIPISSSEIRNRIANGFPVSYLLPFGVLKYIKDNNLYVKKVNI